In the genome of Candidatus Pristimantibacillus lignocellulolyticus, the window TTCTAGCATTAATGATGAAATAGATAAGCTACGACATTCAGCAACAACTGCACTATTTGAACGTCGCGATGTAATTATTGTAGCCAGTGTTTCTTGTATTTATGGTTTAGGTTCGCCTGCTGAGTACGGCAGTCTTGTTGTTTCATTACGTGTAGGAATGGAAAAATCGCGAAATGAGATTCTTCGTTCGCTTGTTGATATTCAATATCAACGTAATGACATTAGCTTTACTCGCGGTACGTTTCGAGTTCGTGGTGATGTTGTTGAGATTTTCCCGGTTGCTAATAATGAACGTGCTGTTCGCATTGAAATGTTTGGTGATGAGATAGAACGGATATGCGAGATGGATGTTATTACTGGTGAAGTATTAGGGGAACGCGAACATATTGCTATATTCCCAGCATCTCACTTCGTTACACAAGAAGAAACAATGAAGCGGGCAATCGTTAATATTGAACAAGAGCTTGAAGAGCAATTAGCTAATTTCCGTGAACAAGGAAAGTTACTGGAAGCTCAAAGATTAGAACAACGGACTCGTTATGATCTTGAGATGATGGCAGAAATGGGTTTTTGTTCTGGTATTGAGAACTATTCCGGTCCACTCACATTCCGTGAGCGGGGTGCAACGCCATATACATTATTAGATTATTTTCCTGATGATATGCTCGTAGTAATTGATGAGTCACATGTATCACTGCCACAAATTCGAGCGATGTTTAATGGCGATAAAGCTCGAAAAGAAATGTTAGTTAATCATGGCTTCCGTCTACCTTCTGCACTAGATAACCGTCCACTGCGTTTTGAGGAGTTTGAAGCGAAAACGAATCAATTAGTTTATGTTTCGGCAACGCCTGGTCCATATGAGATGGAACACTGTCCGACAATGGTAGAACAAATTATTCGTCCAACAGGTTTGCTTGATCCCGTCATTGAAGTGAGACCATCAAAAGGTCAGATTGATGATCTATTACATGAAATCCATTTGCGCATTGCTAAAGATGAGCGTGTGCTCGTTACAACATTAACGAAGAAAATGTCAGAAGATCTCACGGACTATATGAAGGATATTGGTCTTAAGGTTCGTTATCTTCACTCTGAGATCAAAACATTAGAGCGAATAGCGATTTTACGAGATCTACGACTTGGAGTATTCGATGTGTTAGTTGGAATCAACTTGCTTAGAGAAGGTCTTGATTTACCTGAGGTTAGTCTAGTAGCTATTCTCGATGCTGATAAAGAAGGATTTTTACGTTCTGAGCGTTCGCTTATTCAGACAATTGGTCGTGCAGCTCGGAATAGTGAGGGCTTAGTTATTATGTATGGCGATAAGATTACCAATTCAATGGATCTTGCGTTGAAGGAGACTGCTCGTCGTCGTGAAATACAGATCGCACATAATGAAGCGAATGGT includes:
- the uvrB gene encoding excinuclease ABC subunit UvrB gives rise to the protein MSQFEIVSNYEPRGDQPRAIEQIIKGLQEGKRHQTLLGATGTGKTYTMANVIERVNRPTLVIAHNKTLAAQLCSEFKTFFPNNAVEYFVSYYDYFQPEAYIPSTDTFIEKDSSINDEIDKLRHSATTALFERRDVIIVASVSCIYGLGSPAEYGSLVVSLRVGMEKSRNEILRSLVDIQYQRNDISFTRGTFRVRGDVVEIFPVANNERAVRIEMFGDEIERICEMDVITGEVLGEREHIAIFPASHFVTQEETMKRAIVNIEQELEEQLANFREQGKLLEAQRLEQRTRYDLEMMAEMGFCSGIENYSGPLTFRERGATPYTLLDYFPDDMLVVIDESHVSLPQIRAMFNGDKARKEMLVNHGFRLPSALDNRPLRFEEFEAKTNQLVYVSATPGPYEMEHCPTMVEQIIRPTGLLDPVIEVRPSKGQIDDLLHEIHLRIAKDERVLVTTLTKKMSEDLTDYMKDIGLKVRYLHSEIKTLERIAILRDLRLGVFDVLVGINLLREGLDLPEVSLVAILDADKEGFLRSERSLIQTIGRAARNSEGLVIMYGDKITNSMDLALKETARRREIQIAHNEANGIVPQTIRKDIQGVIEATKVAESKADYLTDAANKKLTKKEFASLIEKLEAEMKDAAKNLQFERAAELRDALLELKAEQLG